The Nocardioides humi genome includes a region encoding these proteins:
- a CDS encoding carboxypeptidase regulatory-like domain-containing protein, with product MIGPARSLRPLKAVVALALAAGLLVVAPTAEAVAADPVGVVTGTVTDAGTGAPVAGIQVILECEYVEDAGTEYEYSYWDWCDDDSDEAAGRTTTGSDGSYSLTVAPGTYRVWFDSSRRDAEGNVSNGPYDSDESDTFAVTAGGTTAGIDAALTRRGAISGTVRAAGGQSLGGVEVCAYRSYGEHYWECDESAFTGPAGEYHLYAGDGEVRVRFSHPMWKSLFYDGADTVQEAQTLTLAAGGSVTGIDATLSPRGSIRGHVQDSAGSPLEGVAVRAYQEYVEEYDGETYSYWDDPFSTFTDEQGDYVLGVDAGQWRVGFFGDDWRPEYYDDAATVEDGQALSVADGVATSGIDAVLAERGVIEGTVTDAQGRPAEDIWVGAYEEYADESYSEWDASFSTYTDGDGHYRLPVDDGTWRVGFSDFSGSYAREFFDDAALVELGTDIPVADAATVAGIDAVLGPAARITGTVTDYAGSPARWAEVDVYQLGTDGAWRAVDSYDSTDATGSYSVGGLSPGTYRVRFSDYSTYPTLIRWFEDAATLESATDIVLEAGETFTADEAFTLGTGIAGAVTGSDGSPLSGVSVNLYDLYTSGSYSYWSFADSRTTGTDGSYAFANLTPGTPYRVQYQPQAGNAVSEYYDDAASLDTATTIVPVQDEVSTADAVLGTGGSITGTVTGADGQALSGVGVTAYRLGSNQSWTTERWTVSDDSGEYTVSGLRAGTYRLEFQPVDGVHYAAYFGGTTDLYQSTTLAVVVGEATAADQQLALGGSISGTVTDDEGTPLGGVDVYAYPIASGTSRGTSTDAEGRYSIGGLAPSDYTLEFTPPYGTEYLREYYDNVQSYADAATLTVTSGASLTADAVLGTGGRIFGTVTDGEGDPATDVWVAVYDESGAQVAGASVGDDGSYSVNVLPGTYRVGFSGDVGGAYVYEYHEAATTLAAATPVEVADGAAVGIDHQFGLPGTISGVVTGDDGQPLEGVRVHVGSGSSDDYRSVLATTGADGGYAVQLPPGTYWLTFESTDGRYEDGTADEVAVTAGDNVTVDSTLSLQYGRITGTLTGLDDGPVADVWVYAYRQTGPDDWSYTTSAGTDSSGRYLLGKLTAGTYRVSFETSNEDFHAGEYFDDTQDWGSASPIIVGIGDSATADAALAATGGAVAGTITLPGSSGTSYSYGYAYLYRATGDGQWSQAYATSFYRSEGQSTASYRFRHVEPGSYRLQVVPGDGSHVARYYPASDTLADAADIAVTVGHVTTADVTVPVGASVHGSLTGTDGAPAANVYAYVDRIDPQTGAATFAGGAYTDAQGSYRIGGLVEGTYVVQFVSSSTYVGEYFDDVTTQEDAHRFELTLGQSATADAELDLQLANTAAPTLAGELRVGEVLTADPGTWTYPDATFGYRWIRGSSYISGATSSTYTTVAADLGQQLRVEVTASRPRHNDSVAQSAAVGPIDYGLITSLTEPATSGTARVGEQLSVSAGTWKPSNPARAYQWLRDGEPIEGATTSSYQLGAADLEARISVRVEASQSAYHPTTVTTTPTEQVGLGVIDSLEGPSIDGTPRAGETLTAGGDRWRAAGFTEQQTQVDVAYQWLRDGTPIAGATEPTYPLTVDDATHRISVTATATKAAYAPAEATSGQTEKVTYGVIANTEAAAVAGTPQVGRQLSVELGDWNTTGVDFGYTWLREDGVTLGSGAGYTPGPDDIDHRISVRVQGTKADWEPGETTTAEVGPVAIGQFANPVAPVVSGTPRVGVELAVSSGDWEPSPTGTTYQWLRDGSPIPDATTSRLTPGPDDVDASISVEVTVSRAGYASSTVTTVPSAPVAPGVIVNEQRPVVTGAPRVGETLTTDDGTWDLDDVDLGYQWQRDGEEIAGATGSTYLLVPADAQAAISVVVTAGKAGYAPTSRASAAIGPVAYDVIHNLSPPVVSGTAKVGETLVATEGEWDQAEVTVTWQWLRDGEPIAGATGQSRVLSAGDLGKRISVRATAARPTYDAGSADSDPTDVVVAGDLANETLPSVSGVVRVGETLTATHGAGPPSRPTTATSGCATGHRSTGRRRRRTRRPRAISVPTSP from the coding sequence GTGATCGGGCCGGCCCGGAGCCTGCGGCCTCTCAAGGCGGTCGTCGCGCTCGCGCTGGCCGCGGGCCTGCTGGTCGTCGCGCCCACCGCCGAGGCGGTCGCTGCGGACCCGGTCGGCGTCGTCACCGGCACGGTGACCGACGCCGGGACGGGCGCCCCGGTGGCTGGCATCCAGGTGATCCTGGAGTGCGAGTACGTCGAGGACGCGGGCACCGAGTACGAGTACTCCTACTGGGACTGGTGCGACGACGACTCGGACGAGGCCGCCGGCCGGACCACGACCGGCTCCGACGGCAGCTACTCCCTGACGGTTGCGCCGGGGACCTACCGGGTGTGGTTCGACTCGAGCCGGCGCGACGCGGAGGGCAATGTCAGCAACGGGCCCTATGACAGCGACGAGAGCGACACCTTCGCCGTCACGGCCGGGGGCACGACCGCCGGGATCGACGCGGCGCTGACCCGACGAGGCGCCATCTCGGGAACGGTCCGCGCGGCGGGCGGGCAGTCCCTCGGCGGCGTCGAGGTCTGCGCCTACCGCTCCTACGGCGAGCACTACTGGGAGTGCGACGAGTCCGCGTTCACGGGGCCCGCCGGGGAGTACCACCTCTATGCCGGTGACGGTGAGGTCCGGGTCCGCTTCTCGCATCCCATGTGGAAGAGCCTGTTCTACGACGGCGCGGACACGGTGCAGGAGGCGCAGACCCTCACCCTCGCCGCCGGCGGCAGCGTCACCGGGATCGACGCCACGCTCAGCCCCCGGGGCTCGATCCGCGGCCACGTGCAGGACTCGGCCGGATCACCCCTCGAAGGCGTCGCCGTGCGCGCCTACCAGGAGTATGTGGAGGAGTACGACGGGGAGACCTACTCCTACTGGGACGACCCCTTCAGCACCTTCACCGACGAGCAGGGGGACTACGTCCTCGGCGTGGATGCGGGGCAGTGGCGGGTCGGCTTCTTCGGCGACGACTGGCGGCCCGAGTACTACGACGACGCCGCCACGGTGGAGGACGGCCAGGCCCTGAGCGTCGCGGACGGTGTCGCGACCTCCGGGATCGACGCCGTCCTCGCGGAGCGGGGCGTGATCGAGGGAACCGTCACCGATGCCCAGGGCCGACCGGCCGAGGACATCTGGGTGGGCGCCTACGAGGAATACGCCGACGAGAGCTACTCGGAGTGGGATGCCTCCTTCTCCACCTACACCGACGGCGACGGTCACTACCGGCTCCCGGTCGACGACGGCACCTGGCGGGTGGGGTTCTCCGACTTCAGCGGCAGCTACGCCAGGGAGTTCTTCGACGACGCGGCGCTCGTCGAGCTGGGCACCGACATCCCCGTCGCCGATGCGGCCACGGTCGCCGGCATCGATGCCGTGCTGGGGCCGGCGGCTCGGATCACCGGCACGGTCACCGACTACGCCGGGTCACCGGCGCGCTGGGCCGAGGTCGACGTCTACCAGCTGGGAACGGACGGCGCCTGGCGGGCCGTCGACTCCTACGACTCCACCGACGCGACTGGCTCCTACTCGGTCGGCGGCCTCTCGCCGGGCACCTATCGCGTGCGGTTCTCCGACTACTCCACCTACCCGACGCTGATCCGTTGGTTCGAGGACGCCGCGACCCTGGAGAGCGCCACCGACATCGTGCTGGAGGCGGGGGAGACGTTCACGGCCGATGAGGCCTTCACGCTGGGAACCGGGATCGCGGGCGCCGTCACGGGCTCTGACGGATCCCCGTTGAGCGGCGTGAGCGTCAACCTCTACGACCTGTACACCAGCGGGTCGTACTCCTACTGGTCCTTCGCCGACTCGCGGACCACGGGCACCGACGGCAGCTACGCCTTCGCCAACCTCACCCCCGGCACCCCCTACCGGGTCCAGTACCAGCCGCAGGCCGGCAACGCCGTCTCCGAGTACTACGACGACGCGGCGAGCCTGGATACGGCCACCACGATCGTCCCGGTGCAAGACGAGGTCTCGACCGCCGACGCCGTGCTCGGCACCGGTGGATCGATCACCGGCACCGTCACCGGTGCGGACGGGCAGGCGCTCAGCGGTGTCGGCGTCACCGCCTACCGGCTCGGCTCGAACCAGTCGTGGACCACCGAGCGGTGGACCGTGAGCGACGACTCCGGTGAGTACACGGTGAGTGGACTGCGGGCAGGCACCTACCGTCTCGAGTTCCAGCCGGTCGACGGCGTCCACTACGCCGCCTACTTCGGCGGCACGACCGACCTCTACCAGTCGACGACGCTGGCCGTGGTCGTCGGAGAGGCCACCGCCGCCGACCAGCAGCTGGCACTCGGCGGATCCATCTCCGGCACGGTCACCGACGACGAGGGCACGCCCCTGGGTGGCGTGGACGTGTACGCGTATCCGATCGCGTCCGGCACGTCGAGGGGCACCAGCACCGACGCCGAGGGCCGCTACTCGATCGGCGGACTCGCCCCGAGCGACTACACGCTCGAGTTCACGCCGCCCTACGGCACGGAGTACCTGCGGGAGTACTACGACAACGTCCAGTCCTACGCCGACGCCGCCACGCTCACCGTGACCTCGGGGGCGTCGCTCACCGCCGATGCCGTGCTGGGCACGGGCGGAAGGATCTTCGGCACGGTCACCGACGGCGAGGGCGACCCGGCCACCGACGTCTGGGTCGCGGTCTACGACGAGAGCGGCGCCCAGGTCGCGGGTGCGTCGGTCGGCGACGACGGCAGCTACTCCGTGAACGTGCTTCCCGGCACCTACCGCGTCGGCTTCTCCGGCGACGTCGGCGGTGCCTACGTGTACGAGTACCACGAGGCCGCCACGACGTTGGCCGCGGCGACTCCGGTCGAGGTCGCGGACGGCGCGGCGGTCGGCATCGACCACCAGTTCGGCCTTCCCGGCACGATCTCGGGCGTGGTGACCGGGGACGATGGTCAGCCTCTGGAGGGCGTGCGAGTACATGTGGGCTCGGGCTCCTCGGACGACTATCGCTCGGTCTTGGCCACGACCGGCGCCGACGGCGGCTACGCCGTCCAGCTTCCGCCCGGCACCTACTGGCTGACCTTCGAGTCGACAGACGGGCGCTACGAGGACGGGACCGCCGACGAGGTGGCCGTGACCGCCGGCGACAACGTCACCGTCGACAGCACGCTGAGCCTGCAGTACGGCCGGATCACCGGCACGCTCACGGGTCTCGACGACGGGCCGGTCGCCGACGTCTGGGTGTACGCCTATCGCCAGACCGGCCCGGACGACTGGTCCTACACGACGTCGGCCGGCACGGACAGCAGTGGGAGGTATCTCCTCGGCAAGCTGACGGCCGGCACCTACCGGGTCAGCTTCGAGACCAGCAACGAGGACTTCCACGCCGGGGAGTACTTCGACGACACCCAGGACTGGGGCAGCGCCTCCCCGATCATCGTCGGCATCGGTGACTCGGCCACCGCCGACGCCGCCCTCGCCGCGACCGGCGGTGCCGTCGCCGGCACCATCACCCTGCCCGGATCATCCGGCACGAGCTACTCCTACGGGTACGCCTACCTCTACCGGGCCACGGGCGACGGGCAGTGGAGCCAGGCCTATGCGACGTCGTTCTATCGATCGGAGGGTCAGAGCACCGCGTCCTACCGCTTCCGTCACGTCGAGCCGGGCAGCTACCGGCTGCAGGTCGTCCCCGGCGACGGCAGCCACGTCGCGCGCTACTACCCGGCGAGTGACACCCTCGCCGACGCGGCCGACATCGCGGTCACCGTCGGCCACGTCACCACGGCGGACGTGACGGTGCCGGTCGGCGCGTCCGTCCACGGGTCGCTGACCGGCACCGACGGCGCACCCGCGGCGAACGTCTACGCCTACGTCGACCGGATCGATCCCCAGACCGGGGCCGCCACATTCGCGGGCGGCGCCTACACCGACGCCCAGGGCTCCTACCGCATCGGCGGTCTCGTCGAGGGCACGTACGTCGTGCAGTTCGTCTCGTCGTCGACGTACGTCGGCGAGTACTTCGACGACGTCACGACGCAGGAGGATGCCCACCGCTTCGAGCTGACCCTGGGCCAGTCGGCGACCGCGGACGCCGAGCTCGACCTCCAGCTCGCCAACACCGCAGCTCCGACGCTCGCCGGCGAGCTGCGTGTCGGCGAGGTGCTGACCGCCGACCCCGGGACCTGGACCTATCCCGACGCGACCTTCGGCTACCGGTGGATCCGCGGCTCCAGCTATATCTCCGGGGCCACCTCCTCGACGTACACGACCGTCGCCGCCGACCTGGGCCAGCAGCTCCGCGTCGAGGTCACGGCATCGAGGCCGCGACACAACGACAGCGTCGCTCAGTCAGCGGCGGTGGGACCCATCGACTACGGCCTCATCACCAGCCTGACCGAGCCGGCGACCTCGGGGACGGCGAGGGTCGGCGAGCAGCTCAGCGTCAGCGCCGGCACCTGGAAGCCGTCGAACCCGGCGCGCGCCTACCAGTGGCTGCGCGACGGCGAGCCGATCGAGGGCGCCACCACGAGCAGCTACCAGCTCGGCGCGGCAGACCTGGAGGCGCGCATCTCGGTCCGTGTCGAGGCATCCCAGAGCGCCTACCACCCGACCACCGTCACGACGACGCCGACCGAGCAGGTCGGGCTCGGCGTCATCGACAGCCTGGAGGGACCGAGCATCGACGGCACGCCCCGCGCGGGCGAGACGCTCACCGCCGGCGGGGACCGCTGGCGGGCTGCCGGCTTCACCGAGCAGCAGACCCAGGTCGACGTGGCCTACCAGTGGCTGCGTGACGGGACGCCCATCGCCGGCGCGACCGAGCCGACCTACCCGCTCACCGTCGACGACGCCACCCACCGGATCTCGGTGACGGCCACCGCGACGAAGGCCGCATACGCTCCGGCCGAGGCCACATCCGGGCAGACCGAGAAGGTCACCTACGGTGTGATCGCCAACACCGAGGCGGCCGCGGTGGCCGGAACCCCGCAGGTCGGCAGACAGCTGAGCGTCGAGCTGGGCGATTGGAACACCACCGGGGTCGACTTCGGCTACACCTGGCTGCGCGAGGACGGGGTCACGCTGGGCTCGGGTGCCGGCTACACGCCAGGCCCCGACGACATCGATCACCGGATCTCGGTGCGGGTGCAGGGCACGAAGGCCGACTGGGAGCCGGGCGAGACGACGACCGCGGAGGTCGGACCGGTAGCCATCGGGCAGTTCGCCAACCCCGTCGCCCCGGTCGTCTCGGGCACGCCGCGGGTCGGGGTCGAGCTCGCGGTCTCGTCCGGAGACTGGGAGCCGAGCCCGACGGGCACCACCTACCAGTGGCTGCGCGACGGGAGTCCGATCCCCGACGCGACGACCAGTCGGCTCACCCCGGGCCCCGACGACGTCGATGCGTCGATCTCGGTCGAGGTGACCGTCTCGCGCGCCGGCTACGCGTCCTCGACCGTCACGACGGTCCCGTCGGCACCCGTGGCGCCGGGCGTGATCGTCAACGAGCAGCGGCCCGTCGTCACGGGCGCCCCGCGGGTCGGAGAGACCCTGACGACCGACGACGGCACCTGGGACCTCGACGACGTCGACCTCGGCTACCAGTGGCAGCGCGACGGCGAAGAGATCGCCGGTGCCACCGGCTCGACGTACCTCCTCGTCCCGGCCGACGCGCAGGCCGCGATCTCCGTGGTGGTGACGGCGGGCAAGGCCGGCTACGCGCCCACCTCCCGGGCCTCCGCGGCCATCGGTCCCGTCGCCTACGACGTCATCCACAACCTCAGCCCGCCCGTCGTCAGCGGAACCGCGAAGGTGGGGGAGACCCTCGTAGCCACCGAGGGCGAATGGGACCAGGCCGAGGTCACGGTGACCTGGCAGTGGCTCCGCGACGGCGAGCCCATCGCCGGTGCCACCGGCCAGTCGCGTGTCCTGAGCGCCGGCGACCTCGGGAAGCGGATCAGCGTGCGCGCCACCGCTGCCAGGCCGACCTACGACGCCGGCAGCGCCGACTCGGACCCGACCGACGTGGTCGTCGCGGGCGATCTCGCCAACGAGACCCTGCCGTCCGTCTCGGGGGTCGTCCGGGTCGGCGAAACGTTGACCGCGACGCACGGGGCTGGGCCTCCGAGCCGACCGACTACGGCTACCAGTGGCTGCGCGACGGGGCACAGATCGACGGGGCGACGTCGTCGACGTACACGCCGGCCGAGGGCGATCTCGGTGCCCACCTCTCCGTGA